From Neobacillus sp. PS2-9, the proteins below share one genomic window:
- a CDS encoding thiolase family protein, translated as MNDIVILSAVRTPVGRYGGALKSMNSGTLASIVIKEAVKRAGISPDQVDEVILGEVRQSTESSNVARVAALRAGVPETAPAFTINRLCASGLQAIASGAQQISSGQAEIVVAGGTESMSNAPLYLRNSRFGGDNAKLIDSNTEAGQQPQEIYGSQLGMGITAENVAERFSISREDQDAFAYESQLRAAAALKNNRFEDEIVPVEVKGKKSSITFSVDEHPRPETTIETLRKLKPVFKENGTVTAGNACGRNDGAAALVLTSRSHAEGMGLKPMARIVDWSVVGVSPEVMGIGPVPAVKKLLERTGFTLADIDLFELNEAFASQALAVIRELNLDQDKVNVNGGAIALGHPLGATGAKIITTLIYELIRQQKKRGIATLCVGGGQGMAMMVEITT; from the coding sequence ATGAATGATATTGTGATCCTTAGTGCCGTTCGTACACCAGTCGGCAGGTATGGCGGTGCATTAAAAAGTATGAATTCAGGGACTCTTGCTTCTATCGTCATTAAAGAGGCGGTGAAAAGAGCAGGAATTAGCCCTGATCAGGTCGATGAAGTCATTTTAGGCGAAGTCCGTCAATCTACTGAATCCTCTAATGTCGCTAGGGTCGCTGCATTACGCGCAGGAGTCCCTGAAACCGCACCGGCGTTTACCATTAACCGCTTATGTGCATCAGGGCTGCAGGCTATTGCATCAGGTGCCCAACAAATCTCTAGCGGACAAGCGGAAATCGTTGTGGCCGGTGGAACAGAAAGCATGAGCAATGCCCCGCTTTATCTAAGAAACTCTCGATTCGGTGGTGATAACGCAAAACTAATCGATTCCAATACGGAAGCGGGACAACAGCCTCAGGAAATCTATGGAAGTCAGTTAGGAATGGGAATCACTGCTGAAAATGTCGCTGAGAGATTTTCAATTTCACGGGAGGATCAAGATGCTTTTGCATATGAGAGTCAATTACGGGCAGCGGCAGCTTTAAAAAATAATCGGTTTGAGGATGAAATTGTCCCCGTTGAGGTGAAAGGAAAAAAGAGTTCGATTACTTTTTCGGTGGATGAACATCCAAGACCGGAAACTACAATCGAAACATTAAGAAAGCTTAAACCTGTTTTTAAAGAGAATGGCACGGTCACTGCTGGTAATGCCTGTGGACGTAATGACGGAGCAGCCGCCTTAGTGTTAACGTCTCGTAGCCATGCAGAGGGAATGGGTTTGAAGCCAATGGCTAGAATCGTGGATTGGTCAGTGGTTGGAGTCTCACCAGAGGTTATGGGAATTGGTCCGGTGCCAGCTGTGAAAAAACTATTGGAACGAACAGGGTTTACACTTGCTGATATTGATTTATTTGAGTTAAATGAAGCGTTCGCCTCCCAGGCATTAGCTGTAATTCGTGAATTAAATCTTGATCAGGATAAGGTGAATGTGAACGGGGGTGCGATTGCACTTGGACATCCCCTTGGGGCCACGGGTGCAAAAATCATCACTACTTTAATTTACGAACTAATCAGGCAACAGAAAAAAAGAGGCATAGCCACTTTATGTGTTGGCGGAGGACAGGGAATGGCTATGATGGTAGAGATTACTACTTAA
- a CDS encoding 2-dehydropantoate 2-reductase, whose amino-acid sequence MKIGVAGTGAVGGYFGALLKKAGNEVIFLARGKNLERMQAEGLTVESEVERFSVDGEFTDSYESFMDIDLLLFCVKSTDTIEVAEKFHPLLKASCLIMTLQNGVDNEEILSEIFGKERIVSAATYIQAMVTDTGVVKQIGVPPQLVIGTLDSQLAEKANEISTFFNAANIITYPSSNILHIKWKKLLWNVTFNPLTALMEVKVGAIYDDEGLYQTALTICKEAIAVANAAGMEIEEDFYETIFAQGNLAKEHQPSMLQDKLKGKALEVESISGYIVRKGREVKVDTPVLGTIYHLLSYQAKKSSNSEVK is encoded by the coding sequence ATGAAAATAGGTGTAGCAGGTACCGGTGCAGTAGGAGGTTATTTCGGTGCGCTTTTAAAAAAAGCGGGAAACGAAGTAATTTTTCTAGCAAGAGGAAAGAATTTGGAAAGAATGCAGGCAGAAGGATTAACGGTTGAGAGTGAAGTGGAACGTTTCTCTGTTGATGGAGAGTTTACAGACAGTTATGAGTCTTTTATGGATATTGACCTCCTGTTATTTTGTGTTAAATCAACCGATACCATAGAGGTTGCGGAAAAATTCCATCCCCTGTTAAAAGCATCCTGCTTGATTATGACCCTCCAAAACGGAGTGGATAATGAAGAAATATTAAGTGAAATCTTTGGTAAAGAACGTATTGTATCTGCAGCAACGTATATTCAAGCAATGGTGACGGATACGGGTGTGGTGAAGCAAATTGGCGTTCCTCCACAGTTAGTTATTGGCACTTTAGACAGTCAGTTAGCGGAAAAAGCAAATGAGATTTCCACCTTTTTTAATGCTGCTAATATCATAACCTATCCATCTAGCAATATTTTACACATTAAGTGGAAAAAGCTACTTTGGAATGTCACCTTTAACCCGTTAACTGCCTTAATGGAAGTAAAGGTTGGCGCCATTTACGACGATGAAGGCCTATATCAAACAGCTCTAACCATCTGTAAAGAGGCAATCGCTGTCGCCAATGCCGCTGGAATGGAAATCGAAGAAGATTTCTATGAAACGATTTTCGCTCAAGGGAACCTTGCGAAAGAACATCAACCCTCCATGCTACAAGATAAATTGAAAGGGAAAGCGTTGGAGGTAGAATCCATCAGCGGATACATCGTAAGAAAAGGAAGAGAAGTAAAGGTGGATACCCCTGTTTTGGGAACTATCTATCATCTTTTAAGTTATCAAGCTAAAAAAAGCTCTAATAGCGAGGTGAAATGA
- a CDS encoding TetR/AcrR family transcriptional regulator yields the protein MKRKLMETGIQLFDQNGFKSTSVQDIVQSLGVTKGTFYYYFSSKEELLKDIHLTYIEELVKKQEVILNNSYSDCIKKLYEIVFMLISSIKTERPSARIFSREMRHLSEKYIEEIKEKRTLFRKNTQRLIEDGIHQGRFKSGLRADILTMGILGITNWSFYWFNPTGEVPEEKVVEIYVDMILNGIVKNDSVFNKI from the coding sequence ATGAAGCGAAAATTAATGGAGACTGGAATCCAGTTGTTTGATCAAAATGGATTTAAATCCACGTCTGTACAGGATATTGTTCAATCACTGGGTGTGACGAAGGGAACCTTTTACTATTATTTTAGCAGTAAGGAAGAACTGCTAAAGGATATCCACTTAACCTATATCGAGGAACTGGTAAAAAAACAGGAAGTAATCCTCAATAATTCTTACTCTGATTGTATAAAAAAACTATATGAGATTGTGTTTATGCTAATCAGCAGTATCAAGACGGAACGGCCGAGCGCACGCATTTTTTCAAGGGAAATGCGGCATTTAAGTGAAAAATATATTGAGGAAATCAAAGAAAAACGAACGCTGTTTCGGAAAAATACACAAAGACTAATTGAAGATGGTATTCATCAAGGCAGATTTAAATCAGGTCTTCGCGCTGATATCCTAACGATGGGAATTCTGGGAATAACGAATTGGAGTTTTTATTGGTTTAACCCAACCGGGGAAGTCCCGGAGGAGAAAGTCGTGGAGATATATGTAGATATGATCTTAAATGGAATCGTAAAAAATGACAGCGTTTTCAATAAAATCTAA
- a CDS encoding long-chain fatty acid--CoA ligase — protein sequence MEVQRDRPWMDYYPETTDLSFEIPECNLYTLLEKTVEKYGEQIAIIYEEDKITYNQLKNQVDRLANAWKQFGIQKGERLGLMVSNQPSYVISYYAALKIGMIVVQINPHYTPRELLEIFHDSDVAYLVSEPENLEKVRYLQNSHSFKYIFVTERTIESDCFSCILDLIRHAEPLQEACSITAKEDIAVIQYTGGTTGKKKGAMLTHFNLIANVIQSKALYGERMFVGEETILTATPLYHVYGMTSGMNLSIYIGAANVLVNKFEIKKVLEVIQAHSPTFFPGVPKMYNAFVHYPEIDRYDLTCFKMCSSGSAPLPVEIIKKFEGLTGVSIGEGYGLSETSPTTHRNPPEGLTKIGSIGIPVPKTDCRIVDDNGEDLPEKSIGELLIKGPQVMMGYWNKPEETKQALRDGWFYTGDLATMDEDGYFYIVGRKKEMIIVGGFNVYPQEVEGILYEHPDVLDAAVVGIPDKNSGELVKAFIVPKAGAEINSNELKSYCYQHLTRYKVPKQFEIIDSLPRNAVGKVLKRVLLEKEKNRV from the coding sequence TTGGAAGTACAACGAGATCGTCCCTGGATGGATTATTACCCGGAGACTACGGACCTTTCTTTTGAGATTCCGGAATGTAACCTATATACATTGTTAGAAAAGACGGTAGAAAAATACGGTGAACAAATTGCTATTATTTATGAAGAAGATAAGATCACATACAACCAATTGAAGAACCAAGTAGACCGACTTGCAAACGCTTGGAAACAGTTCGGGATTCAAAAAGGAGAGCGGCTGGGGTTAATGGTCTCGAACCAGCCTTCTTATGTGATTTCCTATTATGCAGCTTTAAAAATTGGAATGATTGTCGTTCAAATTAATCCGCATTATACCCCACGAGAATTACTAGAAATTTTCCATGACTCAGATGTAGCTTATTTAGTTTCAGAACCTGAAAACCTGGAGAAAGTAAGATACCTACAAAATTCCCATTCCTTTAAATATATTTTTGTAACTGAAAGAACCATAGAATCAGATTGTTTTTCATGTATTCTCGATTTAATCCGTCATGCCGAGCCATTACAAGAAGCATGTTCCATCACAGCTAAGGAGGATATTGCTGTTATTCAATACACCGGCGGTACAACGGGGAAAAAGAAAGGAGCTATGCTAACCCATTTTAATTTAATTGCCAATGTCATTCAAAGTAAGGCTCTCTACGGCGAGCGAATGTTCGTTGGTGAAGAAACCATTCTAACAGCAACCCCGCTTTATCATGTGTACGGGATGACAAGTGGAATGAACCTTAGTATTTATATCGGTGCTGCAAATGTGTTAGTGAATAAATTTGAGATTAAAAAGGTTCTTGAAGTAATTCAAGCACACAGTCCGACTTTCTTCCCGGGTGTACCCAAAATGTATAATGCCTTTGTTCATTACCCTGAGATAGACCGTTACGATTTAACCTGTTTTAAAATGTGCTCGAGCGGTTCCGCACCACTTCCAGTTGAAATTATCAAGAAATTTGAAGGGTTGACGGGCGTTTCAATTGGGGAAGGTTATGGGCTCTCAGAAACCTCGCCCACGACGCATCGAAACCCGCCAGAAGGGTTGACCAAAATAGGAAGTATCGGAATTCCTGTGCCAAAAACAGATTGTAGAATTGTAGATGACAATGGCGAGGACCTTCCAGAGAAAAGTATTGGGGAATTATTAATTAAGGGTCCACAGGTGATGATGGGCTACTGGAATAAGCCGGAGGAAACCAAACAGGCCCTTCGCGATGGCTGGTTCTATACTGGTGACCTCGCAACGATGGATGAGGACGGTTACTTTTATATCGTTGGCAGGAAAAAAGAAATGATTATTGTCGGTGGCTTTAATGTGTACCCTCAAGAAGTGGAAGGGATCCTTTATGAACATCCAGATGTACTCGATGCTGCAGTGGTAGGTATCCCTGATAAAAATTCTGGTGAGCTGGTAAAAGCATTTATCGTGCCAAAAGCCGGAGCTGAAATCAATAGTAACGAGTTAAAGAGTTACTGCTATCAACATCTTACCCGATACAAGGTACCCAAACAATTTGAAATCATAGATTCTCTGCCGCGAAATGCAGTAGGAAAAGTATTAAAACGAGTTCTTCTAGAAAAAGAAAAAAATCGAGTCTAA
- a CDS encoding thiolase family protein: MKRDAVIVAAVRTAIGRQGGALAGVPAHVLGAEVIKEAVKRAKIQPEMIDDVIFGNVLSGGGNIARLTALQTGLSLDLPGLTVDRQCGSGINAINLAAQAIRAGDGDVYIAGGTESMSRAPYLMDRPEKPFSPMPPSFRKSQLSPKEIGDPPMGITAENLVEKYQISREEQDQFSLQSQQRMAVAMEEGRFEEQIVPITIPVKKGEPVVFNKDEHPRPQTTYEALAKLQPAFLKGGTVTAGNSSGLNDAASALVIMSREKAEELNLTPLAVVRHYAVAGVDPNIMGIGPVPAVRKVMEKSGLSIEEMDLIEINEAFASQVLACNRELGMDLEKVNVNGGAIAHGHPLGATGAILVTKAVYELKRSEGRFALITACIGGGQGIATIIERE, translated from the coding sequence ATGAAAAGAGATGCAGTGATTGTTGCAGCGGTGCGGACGGCGATTGGCAGACAGGGAGGTGCACTTGCAGGTGTTCCAGCCCATGTCTTAGGTGCAGAGGTTATTAAAGAAGCAGTGAAACGTGCAAAAATTCAGCCTGAAATGATTGACGATGTGATTTTCGGCAATGTGCTTTCAGGGGGAGGAAATATTGCTAGATTAACAGCTTTACAGACAGGATTATCGCTAGATTTACCTGGGTTAACGGTGGACCGGCAGTGCGGATCGGGAATTAATGCGATTAATCTTGCCGCGCAAGCGATTCGGGCCGGAGACGGAGATGTGTATATTGCCGGTGGGACGGAAAGTATGAGCCGGGCTCCATATTTAATGGATCGTCCAGAAAAACCGTTCAGTCCTATGCCGCCAAGCTTCCGGAAGTCTCAACTGTCTCCAAAGGAAATTGGCGACCCACCAATGGGGATTACTGCTGAAAATCTCGTTGAAAAATACCAAATCTCACGGGAGGAACAGGATCAATTTTCCCTCCAAAGTCAACAGCGGATGGCAGTTGCGATGGAGGAAGGACGGTTTGAAGAACAAATTGTGCCAATCACCATTCCTGTAAAAAAGGGTGAACCTGTTGTATTTAATAAAGATGAGCACCCAAGACCACAAACGACTTATGAGGCATTGGCGAAGCTGCAGCCTGCGTTTCTAAAGGGTGGAACGGTCACTGCTGGAAACAGTTCAGGATTAAATGATGCCGCATCGGCCCTTGTCATTATGTCGAGAGAAAAGGCAGAAGAATTAAATCTCACTCCGCTTGCGGTTGTACGTCACTATGCTGTCGCAGGTGTTGATCCAAATATTATGGGTATTGGACCAGTACCTGCCGTAAGAAAGGTAATGGAAAAGTCTGGTCTATCCATCGAAGAAATGGACTTAATTGAAATTAATGAAGCGTTTGCCTCACAGGTACTCGCATGTAACCGCGAGCTTGGTATGGATCTTGAAAAGGTAAATGTGAATGGTGGAGCCATTGCCCATGGACATCCACTAGGTGCTACAGGTGCCATCCTCGTCACAAAGGCAGTCTATGAACTAAAACGGTCAGAGGGACGATTCGCCCTCATTACCGCCTGTATTGGCGGAGGCCAGGGAATCGCCACCATTATTGAACGCGAATAA
- a CDS encoding class II aldolase/adducin family protein, translated as MTTKMKVNYQPPVFSTVEEERQHLKQKLAAAFRLFSKFGFDEGVAGHITARDPERKDHFWVNPFGMHFSQICASDLILCNHEGEVVEGHYPVNRAAFAIHSQVHAARPDVIAAAHAHSVYGKSWSSLGRLLDPITQDACAFYRDHSLYDDFTGVVLEIEEGRRIGKALGNNKACILRNHGLLTVGGSVDEAAWWFITMERSCQAQLLAESAGKPVVIDDEDAKATYETVGVRTAGWFQFQPLWNRIVKEQPDLLE; from the coding sequence ATGACAACCAAAATGAAAGTGAACTATCAGCCGCCAGTTTTTTCGACAGTAGAGGAAGAAAGGCAGCATTTAAAACAAAAATTAGCTGCCGCCTTTCGATTGTTTTCTAAATTTGGCTTTGATGAAGGGGTTGCAGGACATATTACTGCACGTGACCCAGAGCGGAAGGATCATTTTTGGGTGAATCCTTTTGGCATGCACTTTAGTCAAATCTGTGCCTCCGATTTAATTCTTTGTAACCATGAAGGCGAGGTGGTGGAAGGACATTATCCTGTAAACCGTGCCGCTTTTGCCATTCATTCTCAAGTCCATGCTGCAAGGCCTGACGTTATAGCAGCTGCCCATGCTCATTCTGTTTACGGTAAATCCTGGTCTTCCCTTGGGCGCCTCCTTGACCCAATCACACAGGATGCGTGTGCTTTCTATCGTGATCATTCCTTATACGACGACTTTACCGGTGTGGTTCTAGAAATCGAAGAAGGAAGACGGATCGGAAAAGCACTTGGAAACAATAAGGCATGTATTTTAAGGAACCACGGATTGTTGACGGTTGGAGGATCAGTTGATGAAGCCGCATGGTGGTTTATTACTATGGAACGTTCCTGTCAAGCGCAGCTTCTTGCAGAGTCAGCAGGCAAGCCTGTTGTCATTGATGATGAAGACGCAAAAGCCACATATGAGACAGTAGGTGTTCGTACTGCTGGCTGGTTCCAATTTCAGCCATTATGGAATCGAATCGTGAAAGAACAGCCGGATCTTTTAGAATAA
- a CDS encoding acyl-CoA dehydrogenase family protein yields the protein MNFELDEDILFLKKNVRDFIQTEVEAVAMQIEEENHIPERIIQLSKEMGLFGLSIPEEYGGLGIGMVGKCALYEEIGQTHNGYTTLIGAHTGIGSVGIVEMGNEEQKRRYLPDMANGDKIGAFALTEPAAGSNAANLKTTAVRKGNTYVLNGLKHYITNATEASVFTVMAVTDPEKGAKGITSFIVEKDFPGFQVGAVEKKMGLRGSHSAELIFEDCEVPVENVLGVEGQGYVNALKILANGRAGLASRNLGSCQKLLDMSTRYAKDRIQFGKPIISNQAVSHMLAEMAVEIEALRSFTYRVAWMVDQGMKVIKEAAMLKLYGSEVYNRVADKAVQIHGGLGYIADYPVERFYRDARITRIYEGTSEIQKNIIAAQLEKEYS from the coding sequence ATGAATTTCGAATTAGATGAAGACATTCTTTTTTTGAAAAAGAACGTCAGGGATTTCATTCAGACAGAGGTAGAAGCAGTTGCCATGCAAATTGAGGAAGAGAACCACATACCGGAAAGGATTATTCAGCTGTCAAAAGAGATGGGCCTCTTTGGTCTAAGTATTCCTGAAGAATATGGCGGTCTTGGAATTGGAATGGTCGGTAAATGCGCCTTATACGAGGAAATCGGTCAAACACATAACGGATATACGACTTTAATTGGAGCCCATACCGGTATCGGATCAGTAGGAATTGTAGAAATGGGGAACGAAGAGCAAAAGAGAAGATATTTACCTGATATGGCGAACGGGGATAAAATAGGTGCCTTCGCTTTAACCGAGCCTGCCGCCGGTTCTAATGCCGCCAATTTAAAAACAACAGCTGTTAGAAAAGGAAATACTTACGTTCTTAACGGTTTAAAACATTATATTACTAACGCAACTGAAGCAAGCGTTTTTACAGTGATGGCGGTAACCGACCCGGAAAAAGGGGCCAAGGGAATTACCTCGTTTATTGTAGAAAAGGATTTTCCAGGGTTTCAGGTCGGTGCGGTTGAGAAAAAAATGGGCTTACGTGGATCACATTCAGCGGAATTAATCTTTGAAGATTGTGAGGTTCCGGTTGAAAACGTGCTCGGTGTAGAGGGTCAAGGCTACGTGAATGCGTTGAAAATTTTAGCAAACGGCCGTGCGGGCTTGGCCTCTCGTAATCTTGGTTCCTGTCAAAAGCTTTTGGACATGTCAACAAGATATGCCAAAGACCGAATCCAATTTGGAAAGCCGATTATCTCAAACCAGGCCGTGAGCCATATGCTGGCAGAGATGGCGGTGGAAATAGAAGCGTTAAGGTCGTTTACTTACAGGGTGGCATGGATGGTAGATCAAGGAATGAAAGTCATTAAAGAGGCGGCCATGCTTAAGCTATATGGATCAGAGGTTTACAACCGGGTTGCAGATAAGGCCGTACAAATCCATGGAGGTCTTGGCTATATTGCAGATTACCCAGTGGAACGCTTTTATCGTGATGCAAGGATTACAAGAATCTATGAAGGAACATCAGAGATTCAGAAAAATATCATTGCTGCCCAGTTAGAAAAAGAATACAGCTAA
- a CDS encoding SDR family oxidoreductase has translation MHVKDLFDLKGKVAIVTGGGRGLGQQIAEGFAEAGANVVVCSRRLEACEEVSEGLKKLGVESFALQCDVTNPEDVKHVVEKTVEKFGRIDILVNNSGASWGAPVEEMPLEAWYKVMNVNVTGTFLMSQAAGKVMLEQKAGKIINIASVAGLKGSNPKYMNAIGYNASKGAVITFTKDLAVKWGPQGIYVNAIAPGFFPTKMSKGLLDQGGEAILEGTPLRKFGSDTDLKGVALFLASPASDFVTGDIIVVDGGAHAM, from the coding sequence ATGCACGTAAAAGATCTTTTTGATCTCAAAGGAAAAGTAGCCATTGTTACAGGTGGTGGCAGAGGATTAGGACAGCAAATTGCAGAGGGATTTGCGGAAGCAGGGGCAAATGTAGTGGTCTGCTCCAGAAGACTGGAGGCCTGTGAAGAAGTGAGTGAAGGGCTGAAGAAGCTTGGGGTTGAGAGCTTTGCATTACAATGTGATGTTACAAACCCTGAAGATGTTAAGCATGTCGTCGAGAAGACCGTTGAAAAATTCGGAAGGATTGATATTCTCGTCAACAATAGTGGTGCGTCATGGGGAGCACCAGTCGAAGAAATGCCACTTGAGGCTTGGTACAAGGTAATGAATGTGAATGTTACGGGCACCTTCTTAATGAGTCAGGCTGCTGGAAAAGTAATGCTTGAGCAGAAAGCAGGGAAAATTATCAATATCGCTTCGGTTGCGGGTTTAAAAGGCAGTAACCCTAAATATATGAATGCTATTGGCTATAACGCAAGTAAAGGAGCCGTTATTACGTTTACGAAGGATTTGGCAGTGAAATGGGGACCACAAGGAATCTATGTGAATGCGATTGCTCCAGGCTTTTTCCCAACAAAAATGTCCAAAGGGTTACTAGACCAAGGTGGAGAAGCGATTCTCGAAGGCACACCATTAAGAAAGTTCGGCTCGGATACAGACCTTAAAGGTGTGGCGTTATTTTTAGCATCGCCTGCCTCTGATTTTGTAACCGGTGACATTATTGTAGTTGATGGCGGAGCACATGCCATGTAA
- a CDS encoding PaaI family thioesterase: MSVLNTELHKYIENNPFNNHIGFELVTEKKDEILLKLSLKRELLNTNKTVHGGVHASMLDTVQSIVLRSIYQSPVAAMNLDVHYFSPANSGHLFAKAKILQKGYKLATIEAEIVDDHQQLIAKGTGIYRIIRKG; encoded by the coding sequence TTGTCGGTCTTGAATACGGAGCTTCATAAATATATAGAGAATAATCCGTTCAATAACCATATCGGTTTTGAACTAGTAACTGAAAAGAAAGATGAAATCCTTCTTAAGCTTTCACTGAAAAGAGAGCTCCTAAATACTAATAAAACTGTTCACGGAGGAGTACATGCCTCCATGCTGGACACCGTGCAATCCATCGTTCTTCGATCGATTTATCAATCCCCGGTAGCAGCAATGAATTTAGATGTCCATTATTTTTCACCAGCTAATTCTGGCCATCTCTTTGCTAAAGCAAAAATCCTTCAAAAGGGTTATAAACTGGCTACTATTGAAGCGGAAATAGTAGACGATCATCAACAATTGATAGCAAAAGGAACTGGCATCTATCGGATTATTAGAAAAGGATAG
- a CDS encoding MaoC family dehydratase N-terminal domain-containing protein has protein sequence MFKDQIGKQSNKVKNTVERGAVKKFAEAIGDLHPIYVDEDTGRLSRFKNNIAPPTYPRVFDYGVVEGLNLPNKGLIHGEQTFHYARPLLVGEDVYCYSKVKNYFEKKGNFGEMGFLVLESFGEDEAGNVIFSSTSTVVISEAVRKVLVK, from the coding sequence TTGTTTAAAGATCAAATAGGTAAACAATCAAACAAGGTAAAAAATACCGTTGAAAGAGGAGCCGTCAAGAAATTTGCGGAAGCGATTGGCGACCTTCATCCTATTTATGTTGATGAGGACACAGGAAGATTGTCTCGATTTAAAAACAATATTGCCCCTCCCACCTATCCAAGAGTATTCGATTATGGAGTAGTTGAGGGCTTGAACCTGCCTAATAAAGGCTTAATTCACGGGGAACAAACCTTTCACTATGCACGACCATTATTGGTTGGGGAAGACGTGTACTGCTATTCCAAGGTAAAAAACTACTTTGAGAAAAAAGGGAATTTTGGCGAAATGGGATTCCTTGTCCTTGAAAGCTTTGGTGAGGACGAGGCAGGGAATGTCATCTTTAGTTCAACTTCAACAGTTGTCATATCTGAAGCTGTGAGGAAGGTGTTGGTAAAGTGA
- a CDS encoding MaoC/PaaZ C-terminal domain-containing protein has translation MSTLAQLQVGESINEVQLAPVSRMDLIKYSGASGDFNPIHTIDEEAKKAGLPGIIAHGMWTMGNLAKLFTSYYEEGFVKDYSIRFKGMVFLNDVVTLKATLKEKQENTLRFQVQAVNQQGNEVLKGEVVYHQYEVVRE, from the coding sequence GTGAGTACACTAGCACAATTACAAGTGGGAGAGTCAATTAATGAGGTTCAGCTTGCCCCTGTTTCAAGGATGGATCTTATTAAATATTCAGGTGCTTCAGGGGATTTTAACCCGATTCACACCATTGATGAGGAAGCCAAAAAAGCGGGGCTGCCAGGAATCATTGCACATGGAATGTGGACTATGGGAAATTTGGCAAAGCTCTTTACTTCTTATTATGAAGAGGGATTTGTTAAGGATTACTCCATCCGCTTTAAGGGCATGGTGTTTTTAAATGATGTCGTTACGCTCAAAGCAACGTTAAAAGAAAAACAGGAAAACACCCTCCGTTTCCAGGTTCAAGCAGTGAACCAGCAAGGAAATGAAGTGTTAAAGGGTGAGGTAGTTTATCACCAATACGAAGTGGTTAGAGAATAA
- a CDS encoding PaaI family thioesterase, translated as MKMPETTSTFFDYMGFSGEWSDSFQLEIDMQPHLLQDDGTVHPGVFSTMLDIIMGANISLETQSFAATINLNLSFFDLLPKEKYRAETTVLNQDGKYVTAEGTIYDQNHSLIAKGIGTFKTSPIIQG; from the coding sequence ATGAAAATGCCCGAAACTACATCAACATTTTTCGACTATATGGGTTTTAGTGGTGAATGGTCGGATTCGTTTCAGTTAGAAATTGACATGCAGCCGCATTTGCTTCAGGATGACGGAACCGTTCATCCTGGGGTCTTCTCCACCATGCTTGATATTATAATGGGAGCAAACATCTCTTTAGAGACCCAGTCATTCGCCGCTACCATTAACCTAAATCTATCATTCTTTGATCTTTTACCAAAAGAAAAATATCGTGCAGAAACAACAGTTTTGAACCAAGACGGAAAATATGTCACGGCGGAAGGGACCATTTACGATCAAAATCATTCGCTTATTGCGAAAGGGATAGGGACATTTAAAACAAGTCCAATTATACAAGGATAG